One Polypterus senegalus isolate Bchr_013 chromosome 10, ASM1683550v1, whole genome shotgun sequence DNA segment encodes these proteins:
- the LOC120537741 gene encoding leucine-rich repeat and immunoglobulin-like domain-containing nogo receptor-interacting protein 3: MQPPQRNMAPPSLCPWIFIIGLVCMMATTSCQGCPARCDCAPQVKSVVCHRKRLNSIPEGIPTETRVLDLSRNRLRCVGSGDLSPYPLLEEVDFSENIISILEPGAFANLFNLRILKLRGNQLKLVPMGAFARLSNLTQLDLSENKIVILLDFTFQDLKNLRSLEVGDNDLVYISHKAFSGLVGLEELTIERCNLTAISGQSLSYLRGLVTLRLCHLNIASLEDQNFRRLSGLRELEIDNWPQLEYISPSSFQGLNLSWLSITNTNITSVPSVAFRSLAYLSCLNLSYNPISVLESWAFRDLVRLKELHLVSTMLVSVEPLAFGGLRQIRVLNVSNNFLITLEESSFHSVNSLETLRIDNNPLSCDCRLLWILQRRKTLNFDGRQPICAGPVEVQGNALSTFSDAVLFDYFTCQKPKIKDRKLQHLTVNEGQPVSFLCRADGEPQPAIIWVSPQRRKITTKSAGRITVLPGGTLEIRFAQVHDSGTYICIASNAGGNDTYFATLTVKSQPMDSVLYANRTFYLADYNESSLNDTRVFLKFTLDLKTILVSTAMGCITFLGVVLFCFLLLFVWSRGRGQHKNNFSVEYSFRKVDGPTTSGSQGGTRKFNMKMI, from the coding sequence ATGCAACCCCCACAGCGGAACATGGCGCCCCCATCACTGTGCCCGTGGATATTCATCATAGGCCTGGTATGCATGATGGCTACTACATCCTGCCAAGGATGCCCAGCACGGTGTGactgtgccccacaggtgaagtcTGTTGTATGTCATCGTAAACGCCTCAATTCCATCCCTGAGGGCATCCCAACAGAGACCAGGGTCTTAGACCTGAGTCGCAACCGACTGCGCTGTGTCGGGTCTGGAGATCTTTCCCCCTACCCTCTGCTTGAAGAGGTTGACTTCAGTGAGAACATCATCTCCATCCTCGAACCAGGGGCTTTTGCCAACCTCTTTAATCTGCGCATCCTGAAGCTCAGAGGCAACCAGCTGAAACTCGTCCCAATGGGGGCTTTTGCAAGGCTGTCCAACCTCACTCAGCTGGACCTCAGTGAAAACAAGATTGTTATACTCCTGGACTTTACCTTTCAGGACCTGAAGAACCTACGAAGCCTGGAGGTGGGAGACAACGACTTGGTCTACATCTCTCACAAAGCCTTCAGCGGGCTAGTTGGCTTGGAAGAGCTGACGATTGAGAGATGCAACTTGACTGCCATCTCAGGACAGTCGTTGTCCTACCTGAGAGGCTTAGTCACCCTTAGGCTATGCCACCTCAATATTGCTTCCCTAGAAGATCAGAATTTTAGGAGACTGTCTGGCCTCCGTGAACTGGAGATTGATAACTGGCCCCAACTGGAGTACATCTCGCCCAGCAGCTTCCAGGGTCTCAATCTCTCCTGGCTTTCCATCACCAACACTAATATCACATCTGTACCCTCAGTGGCATTTCGCAGCTTGGCTTATCTGTCCTGTCTCAACCTCTCCTACAACCCCATCAGCGTGCTGGAATCATGGGCATTCCGTGATCTGGTCCGCCTCAAAGAGCTCCATCTGGTCAGCACCATGTTGGTGTCGGTGGAACCACTGGCCTTTGGGGGCCTCCGGCAGATACGTGTCCTCAATGTGTCCAACAACTTCCTGATTACTCTGGAGGAGAGTTCTTTCCATTCAGTCAACAGTCTGGAGACCCTGCGCATAGACAACAATCCCTTGTCCTGTGACTGTCGTCTGTTGTGGATCCTGCAAAGACGCAAGACCCTCAATTTCGACGGCAGGCAGCCCATATGCGCAGGGCCTGTGGAAGTCCAAGGCAATGCTCTCAGTACTTTCTCGGATGCAGTGCTCTTTGACTACTTCACCTGCCAGAAACCCAAAATCAAGGACCGGAAGCTACAGCACCTCACGGTGAATGAGGGCCAACCGGTGTCCTTCTTGTGTCGTGCCGATGGGGAACCCCAGCCGGCAATTATCTGGGTGTCACCCCAGAGAAGGAAAATCACCACCAAGAGTGCCGGCCGCATAACAGTCCTGCCAGGAGGAACCTTAGAGATCCGCTTTGCCCAAGTGCATGACAGCGGCACCTACATTTGTATCGCCAGCAATGCTGGAGGCAACGACACCTACTTTGCTACACTGACAGTAAAGAGTCAGCCTATGGATTCAGTTCTATACGCAAACCGTACCTTCTACCTGGCAGACTACAATGAGTCCAGCCTGAACGACACCAGAGTCTTCCTCAAGTTCACCCTTGACCTCAAAACCATTTTGGTCTCCACAGCCATGGGCTGCATCACCTTCCTGGGGGTGGTACTCTTTTGCTTCCTCCTGTTGTTTGTGTGGAGTCGGGGCCGCGGGCAGCACAAGAACAATTTCTCTGTTGAGTATTCCTTCCGAAAGGTGGATGGGCCGACCACTAGCGGGAGCCAGGGAGGGACCAGAAAATTTAATATGAAGATGATCTGA